TGCACCGCCCCCGACTTCCCGGGCAAGCTCAAGGCGCTCAAGGCCCGCGGTGGCACCCTCACCGTCATCGACCCGCGCCGCACCCGCACCGCCAGGCTCGCCGACCGGCACGTCGCGATCCGCCCCGGCACCGACGCGCTGCTGCTGGCGGCGATGGCGTACGTGCTCTTCGAGGAGGACCTGGTCGCCCTCGGCGAGTTGGCCCCGCACGTCCAGGGAGTCGAGGAACTGCGCGCGGAGGTACGGGACTTCACCCCGGAGTCCGTCGCCGACGCCTGTGACGTGGACGCCGGCACGATCCGTGCCCTGGCCCGCGAGCTCGCCGCCGCCCCGACCGCCGCCGTCTACGGCCGCATCGGCAGCTGCACCGTCCCGCACGGCACCCTCGCCAGCTGGCTCGTGGACGTCCTCAACATCCTCACCGGCAACCTCGACCGCCCCGGCGGGGCCCTCTTCCCGCAGGCCGCCACCGACAAGACACCCCGCCCCGCCGGCCCCGGCAACGGCTTCGCGCTCGGGCGCTGGCACTCCCGGGTCAGCCGGCACCCCGAGGCCAAGGGCGAGTTGCCGCTGTCCGCGCTCGCCGAGGAGATCGACACCGCCACCGCCGAGGGCGAGCCGATCCGGGCCCTCGTCGCCGTCGCGTCCAACCCGGTCCTGTCGGCCCCCGACGGCGACCGGCTCGACAAGGCCCTCGGCTCGCTCGACTTCATGGTCAGCGTCGACCCTTACCTCAACGAGACCTCGCGGCACGCCCATGTCGTGCTGCCGCCGCCCCCGCCCTCACAGAGCCCGCACCACGACTTCGCCTTCAACACCCTCGCCGTGCGCAACCAGGTCCGCTACACCCCCGCGGCCGTCCCGCTGGAACCGGGCCGCATGGCCGAGTCCGAGATCCTGGCCCGGCTGATCCTGGCCGCGACCGGCATGCACGGCGCCGACCCCGCCGCCGTCGACGCGATGGTCGTCGACCAGACCCTCGGCAAGGCGGTCAAGGAGCCGCACTCCCCGGTGCACGGCCGCGACCCCAAGGAACTCGCCGCGCAGCTCACCGGCGTCAGCGGCCCCGAGCGACGGCTCGACATGATGCTGCGCCTCGGCCCCTACGGCGACGGCTTCGGCGTACGCCCCGACGGGCTGACCCTTCAGAAGCTGCTCGCGCATCCGCACGGCATCGACCTCGGGCCGCTGAAGTCCCGTCTGCCGCAGCCGCTGAAGACCGTCAGCGGCAAGGTGGAGCTGCTGCCGGCGCCCATCGCCGGCGATCTGCCCCGGCTGCGGGAGGCGTTGCGGCACCGCCCCGAAGGGCTCGTCCTCATCGGCCGCCGGCATCTGCGGTCCAACAACAGCTGGATGCACAACGTCCCCGCGCTCACCGGCGGCTCCAACCGCTGCACCCTGCACATCCACCCGCAGGACGCCGAACGGCTCGGCGTACGGGACGGGGCGGCCGTACGCCTCAAGGGCGCCGGCGGAGAGGTGACCGCGCCCGCCGAGGTCACCGACGCCGTGCGGCCCGGTGTGGTGAGCCTGCCGCACGGCTGGGGTCACGACCGTCCCGGCACCCGGCTCGGCCACGCCGCCACCGACCCCGGAGTCAACGTCAACCAGCTCCTCGACGGCAGCCTGCTCGACCCGCTGTCGGGCAACGCGGTGCTCAACGGAGTGGCCATCGAGGTGTCCCCGGTGTCCGAAAAGATCACGGCTCTGACCTGAGCAAAGCTCTGACCTGGAGTTTTGCGCTTATTGCTCGCATGTCAACGTCTTGTTAACGCTGCCGAGCGAGTCCTAACGTCGTCGCACCCCCGGCCCTCGTGGGATGTTCAAGGGCGAACGTTAGGTATCCACATGCTGACCATCCTCGGCTTCGCCATGATCGCGACCTTCCTGGTCCTGATCATGATGAAGAAGATGTCGCCGATCGCGGCGCTCGTGCTTATTCCGGCACTGTTCTGTGTGTTCGTCGGAAAGGGCGCCAAGCTCGGTGACTACGTCATCGAAGGCGTCACCAGCCTCGCCCCCACCGCGGCGATGCTCATGTTCGCGATCGTCTACTTCGGTGTGATGATCGATGTCGGCCTCTTCGACCCGATCGTTCGGGGCATCCTGAAGTTCTGCAAGGCCGACCCGATGCGGATCGTCGTCGGCACGGCGATCCTCGCCGCGATCGTCTCGCTCGACGGCGACGGCTCGACCACCTTCATGATCACCGTCTCGGCGATGTACCCGCTGTACAAGCGCCTGAAGATGAGCCTGGTCGTGATGACCGGTGTCGCGGCGATGGCCAACGGCGTGATGAACACCCTGCCGTGGGGCGGCCCGACCGCCCGTGCCGCCACCGCGCTCAAGCTCGACGCCAGCGACATCTTCGTCCCGATGATCCCGGCCCTCGCCGTGGGTCTGCTCGCCGTGTTCGTGCTCTCGTACTTCCTCGGTCTGCGCGAGCGCAAGCGCCTCGGCGTGCTCACGCTGAACGAGGTCCTGGTCGAGGAGAAGGAGACCGAGACGGTTCTCGTGGGCTCCGCCGGCTCCGGCTCCGGTGCGGCCAAGTCCCCGGTGACGACCGGCGGTTCGGGCTCCGGCACCGACGCGGAGGACACCGAGGACGACGAGCGTTTCCAGGCCCTGGACCCCGACCGGCCCACCCTGCGCCCCAAGCTCTACTGGTTCAACGCGCTGCTGACGGTCGGCCTGCTGACCGCCATGATCATGGAATGGCTGCCGATCCCGGTGCTGTTCCTGCTCGGCGCCGCGCTCGCGCTCACCGTGAACTTCCCGCACATCCCGGACCAGAAGGCCCGTCTGGCCGCGCACGCCGACAACGTCCTGAACGTCTCGGGCATGGTCTTCGCCGCCGCCGTCTTCACCGGCGTCCTCCAGGGCACCGGCATGGTCGACCACATGGCCAAGTGGATGGTGGACGTCATCCCCGAGGGCATGGGCCCGCACATGGCCCTGGTCACCGGTGTGCTGAGCCTTCCGCTCACGTACTTCATGTCCAACGACGGCTTCTACTTCGGCGTCCTGCCGGTGCTCGCCGAGGCCGGTGCGGCGCACGGTGTCACCCCGCTGGAGATGGCCCGCGCCTCCCTGGTCGGCCAGCCGCTGCACATGTCGAGCCCGCTCGTCCCCGCCGTGTACGTCCTCGTCGGCATGGCGAAGGTGGAGTTCGGCGACCACACCAAGTTCGTGGTGAAGTGGGCGGCCCTCACCTGTCTGATCATCCTCGCGGCGGGCATGCTCTTCGGAATCATCTGATCCGCATCGCCCGGTCCACGCACACAGCTCACGGAGGACACGTTCAATGAGGCCCGGTGGGAACCGCGGCTGGCTGCTCCGCCTCGTCATCGCCTTCAGCTTCGCGCAGGGGGCGGTGTCGATGGCACGGCCCGCCGTCTCCTACCGGGCCCTCGCGCTGGGTGCCGACGAGCGGGCGATCGGTGTGATCGCGGGCGTGTACGCCCTGCTCCCGCTGTTCGTCGCCGTCCCGTTGGGCCGCCGGACCGACCACGGCCGCTGTGCCCCGCTGCTGCCGGTCGGCGTGGTCCTGATATCCGGCGGCTGTGCCCTCAGCGGCCTCGCGGACTCGCTGTGGGCGATGGCGGTCTGGAGCGGGGTGATGGGCCTCGGCCACCTCTGCTTCGTGATCGGCGCCCAGTCCCTGGTCGCCCGGCAGTCCGCCCCGCACGAACAGGACCGCAACTTCGGCCACTTCACGATCGGCGCCTCCCTCGGCCAGCTGGTCGGCCCGATCGCCGCGGGCGCGCTGATCGGCGGCCCGGACATGGCGGGGACCAGCGCGCTCGCCCTGCTGGTGGCCGGTGCGGGCGGCGCGGTCGCTTTCACCTCGCTGTGGCGCATAGAGAGCCCCGCGACGGCCGACTCCCGCAGGGAACAGGGCGAGCGGGTGCCCGTGCAGCGCATCCTGCGGGCCCGCGGCGTGCCCGCAGGCATCTTCATCAGCCTCGCCGTGCTGTCCGCCACCGACATTCTCACCGCCTATCTGCCGGTGGTCGGCGAGCACCGGGGCATCGCGCCGGCCATGATCGGCGTACTGCTCAGCCTGCGCGCGGCGGCCACCATCGCGTGCCGGCTGGTCCTGACGCCCCTGCTGCGGCTGCTCGGCCGCACCCTGCTGCTGACCGTGACCTGTCTGCTGGCGGCCCTGTTGTGCGCGGGCATCGCGCTGCCGGTGCCGGTGTGGGCGCTCGCCGTGATCCTGGCGGTGCTCGGCTTCTGCCTCGGCGTGGGCCAGCCGCTGTCCATGACGACGGTCGTCCAGGCGGCCCCCGAGGGCGCCCGCTCCACCGCCCTCGCGCTGCGGCTGACCGGCAACCGGCTCGGCCAGGTCGCCGCACCGGCGTCGGCGGGGCTGGTCGCCGGGCTCGCGGGGGTGGCGGCGCCGTTCGTGATGCTGGGCGCACTGCTGCTGGTGTCGGCGGGGACAGCGCTACGAGCGCCCGCGCGGCCGGCGGGGGAGCCCGAGGACGCCGGTAAGGCGAGCCTGCCGAGGGCGATCTTGCGTCGAAAGAGTGGTATCTGATGGGCCGTAAGGCGCTGCTTCCACGATTCGGCGTGCACATGTGAAAGAGAGTCAGAAGAGCGATTTGTACGAAAATCGTCTGACTCGGAGGACTCGCATGCCCACCACGCCTCTTCCACGCCGCGCCGCGCGCATCGCCGCCGTCACGGCGCTGACCGCCGCGCTGACTCCGCTCACCGGGATGCCGACGTCGGGAGCCGCGCCGATGGCGCCCGGCGACAATGGCACGCTCAAGATCCACACGGCGCCGTGGGACGGGGTCGCGCGCACGCCGTACGGGGACGCGATCGACGAGCCGAGGGTCTGCCGGTTCTACCTCGACGCGGCCAACTTCGAGACCATCACGGCCGTCACCTGGAACATCGGGACCCAGCCGAATGTGCCGGGCGGCGCCACGCTGCGCGGGACCCTCAACCTCGCGGGGGGCATCGGCCACACCGAGGACCTGAACCTGCCCGACGGGCAGTACCAGCTGACGTGGACGTTCACGGGCATCACGGGCGGCGAGCGGCAGAAGACCTTCTCGGTCGACTGCCGTACCTCGATGACGACGCCCCCGCCCGGCCCGCAGGGCGGTCCGCCGGCCGGCGGTGGTGGCATCGCGCGCGGCGAGGCCTTCACCACGGTCGCCGGTGCCGGCATCGTCGGCCTGGCCGCGGTGGGCGGGGTGATGTGGTTCCGGCTCCGTCGCCGTACGCATGGCGCGTAGAAGACGCAGGCCCTGGTATCGCCGGCGCGCCTACCGCCTGGCGAGGACGGCCGTACTGACCGTCTCGCTGGTGGTGGTCTGCGTCCGGTGCGACCACGAGCGGCCCGGAGCCGGTACGACCGCTTCGGGCTCCGCCGAGGCCTCCGAGGTCCGAGCCGCCGGCACCGGAGACGGTGCCGGCGGGGCGGGCGCCGACTCCCGCCCTCGCGCGGGCGATCCGCCTCCCGGCACCCGCGAGGCACCACCCGAACCACCCCCCGCCCCTGCCGTGCCCGCGACCGCCGGTACGGGCACGGCGAGCACCCCGGCCCCACTCACGCCCTCCCCGACACCCCAACCCGCCCGCGCCGGAAAGTCCGCCAAGCGCCCCGCCGGCCCCGCCCCCCTGCCCCGCTCCCGCGCGACCCGCCTCGTCATCCCCTACATCAGCGTCGACTCCCCGCTGATGGACCTGCACCTCGACAGCGAGCGGCGCCTGCCCGCGCCCCCGGAGGACGAGCCGAACCTGGTCGGCTGGTACGCGGACGGACCCTCACCGGGGGAGACGGGAACCGCCATCGCCGTGGGCCACCTCGACACCGATACCGGCCCCGCCGTCTTCGGCGGCCTCGGCGAACTGAAGCGCGGCAAGCGCATCGAGGTCCGGCGCGCCGACGGGCGCACCGCCGTCTACTCCGTCGACGCCATCAAGACGTACCAGAAGGACAAGTTCCCCAACCGGGAGGTGTACGGCGCCCGGTCCCGGCCGGAGCTGCGGCTGATCACCTGCGGCGGCAACTACAACCGCAGGACCGGCTACACCGGCAACGTCGTCGTGTACGCCCATCTGAAGGCGACCCGGGAGCCGAAGGGCGGCGGCCGGCGCTGAATCCGGCCGTCCGTTTGCCCGCCTGATGGACAGCGGCGCCCGATTCGGCCCGTTCCCTTCCCCCGGCCGCATACATTCCGTTAACTTCCGTGACTCACACACCCCGTGCGACCCGCACGAGGCGTTCGACCGCGGAGCACCAGGGCCCGTCCGGCGGAGCGCGTGCCGGACCGTACGCACCCATCGCCCGGCATGCCGGACGGGCCCCGGCGCCTGAATGAGCCCCCGGGGGCATCCGTCATGACACGCGCCATCTCCCTGCACGACGTGAGCAAGTCCTACACGCGGGGCACCCGTGTCGTGGACCGGCTCACACTGGACATCGAGCCCGGTGAGTTCCTCGTGCTGCTCGGGCCCTCCGGCTGCGGCAAGTCCACCGTGCTCAGGATGATCGCCGGTCTTGAGGAGATCGACGAGGGCGAACTGCTGCTGGACGGCGAGTGGGCCAACGACCTGCTGCCGGCCGACCGGCGCATCGCGATGGTCTTCCAGAATTTCGCCCTCTATCCGAGCATGACCAGCCGCGACAACATCGGCTTCCCGCTGCGCATCGAGGCGCCCGGCGAGGACCCCGGTACGCGGGTGGACGCCACCGCCCGAATGCTGGGCATCGAGGACCTCCTCGACCGCTTCCCCGCCCAGCTCTCCGGCGGCGAACGCCAGCGCGTCGCCATGGGCCGGGCCATCGCAAGGCACCCCTCCGCGTTCCTGATGGACGAGCCGCTGTCCAACCTCGACGCCAAGCTCCGCAACCATCTGCGCGCCGAGATCTCCGGTCTCACCCGCAAGCTGGGCGTCACCACGGTCTACGTCACCCACGACCAGGCCGAGGCGATGTCCCTCGGCGACCGGGTCGCCGTGCTGCGCGGCGGCGTCCTCCAGCAGGTCGGCACGCCCCGCTCGGTGTACTCGCTGCCGCGCAACGTCTTCGTCGCCGCCTTCATCGGCACCCCGCGGATCAACCTGCTGCGCGGCGTCGTGCGCGCTCCGCTGGACGGTGCGATGACCATCAGCCTGGGCAAGCAGTACCTCCGGCTGCCCGAACCCCTTTGCCTGGACCACCAGTTGCTGCGGGTGCAGCAGGGGCGCGAGGTGATCGTGGGCCTGCGTTCGGAGGCCGTCCGCATCGCGAAGCCCGCCAGTGCCCGCCCCGGCGAGGTGCACATCACCGGCCTGGTCGAGCATGTGGAGTTCCAGGGCCACGAGGTCCTCGTCCACTTCAACACCGGCTCCCGGCCGGCCGTCGTCCCCGACCTGGAGGCCCCGCGTCCGGCGCCGCCGGTCCGGCGCAGACGCCGTGACTCCGGCTCGGTGCTGGAGCGGCTGCGCAACCGCGCGGGCGCCCTGCGCGCCGGTCCTGTGGTGGCACTGGAGCACCCGGCCGACGGCGCCCACGACCCCGCGCCGCCCGAGGGCCGGCTGCCCGGCGACCTCATCGTCCGCACCACCCCGGACTTCGACCTCCGGCACGGCATGCACGTCCCGCTCCTCGTCGACCTCGCCCATCTGTTCGTCTTCGACCAGCACGGCGACCGCATCTGCCCGGCCCCGACGCGACTGCCGGATCTGGAGGAATGACGCACCTCGGACATAGGTAGTCATGGGTGCATGAACGTGCAACTCACCCGAACTCGGGCTTCCTTGGTGGTCGCCGGCCTGCTCCTTGCCGTCGGCGCCCCGACCGCCTACGCCACCCTCGACGACACCGCCGCCGCGGTGCCGGCGCGCGGAGAGCCGTACGTCGAGACCCGGTTGTTCTTCGGCACCGCACGCCCCGACGGCGGCCCGGCCGTCACCGACCGGCAGTTCATGGAGTTCGTCGACGAGGAGGTCACGCCCGGTTTCCCGGACGGGCTCACCGTGCAGAGCGGGCGCGGGCAGTGGCGGGACGCGAACGGGACGATCGAGAAGGAGACCTCGTACGAGCTGATCCTGCTCTACCCCGAGGCGCTGGCGCAGGACGGCGACCGCAGGATCGAGGGGATCCGGAGCGCCTACGAGAAGGCCTTCGGGCAGGAGGCCGTGGGGAGGGTGGACGACCGGGCGCGGGTCGACTTCTGATGTCATGGGGTCCGGCTGATCGGCCGGGGTGTCTGGCGCGCAAAAACTATCGCCGCTAGTTTATGAGCCCGGCGACCGCAGCCGGACGACGAGGCGCCCCGCCCGGGAGGAAGCGTGATGAAGGCACACGACGGCATGTACATCGACGGCGCGTGGCGCCCCGCCACGAGCGGGGACGTGATCGAGGTGGTGAACCCGGCCGACGAGCAGGTCATCGGGCAGGTCCCGGCCGGCACCGCCGCCGACGTCGACGCGGCCGTACGGGCCGCCCGAGCCGCCTTCCCGGGCTGGGCCGCCACCCCGCCCGCCGAACGGGCCGCACGGCTGGCCGCCCTGCGGGACGTCCTGGTGGCCCGCAAGGACGAGATCGCCGAGACCGTCACCGCCGAACTCGGCTCGCCCCTGAAGTTCTCCGAGGCCGTCCAGACCGGCGCGCCGATCGGGGTCGCGGGCTCGTACGCGGAACTCGCGGCGACGTACGCCTTCGAGGAGCGGGTCGGCAACTCGACCGTGTACCTGGAGCCCCTCGGTGTGGTCGGCGCGATCACGCCCTGGAACTACCCGCTCCACCAGATCGTCGCCAAGGTCGCCGCGGCGCTGGCCGCGGGCTGCACGGTGGTCCTCAAGCCCGCCGAGGACACCCCGCTGGTCGCCCAGCTCTTCGCCGAGGCGGCCCACGAGGCCGGCGTCCCCGCGGGCGTCTTCAACCTGGTCACCGGCCTCGGCCCGGTCGCGGGCCAGGCGATCGCCGAGCACCCGGACGTCGACCTGGTCTCCTTCACCGGCTCCACGGCCGTCGGCCGGCAGATCGCCGCGGTGGCCGGAGCGGCGATCAAGAAGGTTGCCCTGGAGCTGGGCGGCAAGTCCGCCAACGTCATCCTGCCGAGCGCCGACCTGGCCAAGGCGGTCAACGTCGGCGTCGCCAACGTGATGTCCAACTCCGGCCAGACGTGCAGCGCCTGGACGCGGATGCTGGTCCACCGCGACCAGTACGACGAGGCCGTCGAGCTCGCCGCGACCGCCGCCGCGAAGTACGGCGAGCGGATCGGCCCGGTGGTCAGCGCCAAGCAGCAGGCACGGGTCCTCGGCTACATCGAGAAGGGCGTCGCCGAGGGGGCACGGCTGGTCGCGGGCGGCACCGAGGCGCCGCGCGAGCAGGGCTGGTACGTCAGCCCGACCGTCTTCGCCGATGTGACGCCCGAGATGACGATCGCCCAGGAGGAGATCTTCGGCCCGGTCCTGTCGATTCTGCGCTACGACGACGAGGAGGACGCCCTGCGCATCGCCAACGGCACCGTCTACGGCCTCGCGGGCGCCGTGTGGGCCGGCGAGGAGGCGGAGGCGGTGGCCTTCGCGCGCCGGATGGACACCGGGCAGGTCGACATCAACGGCGGCCGCTTCAACGTCCGCGCCCCCTTCGGCGGCTACAAGCAGTCTGGCGTGGGCCGCGAGCTGGGCGCACACGGCCTGGCCGAGTACCTCCAGACCAAGTCCCTGCAGTTCTGAGGAGCCCGCACATGGTTCGCGCCGCCGTCCTGCCCGCCGTCGGGGCCCCGCTGGAGGTCACCGACATCGAACTGCCCGAGCCCGGCCCCGGCCGGGTCCGCGTCCGCCTCGCCGCCGCCGGCGTCTGCCACTCCGATCTGTCCCTGTCGAACGGCACCATGCGCGTCCCCGTCCCCGCGGTCCTCGGCCACGAGGGCGCCGGCACCGTCGTGTCCGTGGGGGAGGGGGTCGGTCATCTCGCGCCGGGCGACGGAGTCGTCCTCAACTGGGCCCCCTCGTGCGGCAGTTGCCACGCCTGCGGGCTCGGCGAGGTCTGGCTGTGCGCCAACGCGCTGAACGGCGCCGCCGACGTCCACGCCCGCACCGCCTCGGGCACCGAACTGCATCCCGGCCTGAATGTGGCCGCGTTCGCCGAGGAGACGGTCGTCTCCGCCGGCTGCCTGCTGCCGCTCCCGGACGGCGTCCCGCTCACCGACGCCGCCCTGCTGGGCTGTGCCGTCCTCACCGGCTACGGCGCCGTGCACCACTCGGCGCGGGTGCGGGAGGGCGAGACCGTCGCCGTGTTCGGCGTCGGCGGGGTCGGCCTGGCCGCCCTCCAGGCCGCCCGGATCGCGGGAGCCTCGAAGATCGTCGCCGTCGACGTCTCCCCGGAGAAGGAGGAACTGGCGCGTGCGGCGGGAGCCACCGACTATGTGATCGCCTCCGAGAACACCGCCCGTGAGATCCGGGGCCTGACCGGCAAGCAGGGCGTGGACGTGGCCGTCGAGTGCGTGGGCCGCGCGGCCACCATCCGCACCGCCTGGGACTCCACCCGCCGCGGCGGCCGCACCACGGTCGTCGGCATCGGCGGTAAGGACCAGCAGGTCACCTTCAACGCGCTGGAGATCTTCCACTGGGGCCGCACCCTCTCCGGCTGCGTCTACGGCAACTCCGACCCGGCCCGGGACCTGCCGGTGCTGGCCGAGCACGTGCGCGCGGGGCGCCTGGACCTGGGCGCGCTGGTGACGGAACGGATCGCGCTGGAGGGGATTCCGGCGGCCTTCGAGAACATGCTCGCGGGCAAGGGCGGCCGGGCCCTGGTGGTGTTCTGAGCCTCTGATGTCGCCCGGGGCCCTCGGGTGCCCCGGGCAACCTTCCCGCGCAACCGTTGACCCCATACCGTCCGGTCAGTACGTTCGCCGCCAACGTCCCCACCGCACCCACCGGAGTGTGCACGCATGGACATGGCCCCCTCCGCTCACCCAGCCACCACGACCGCCCTCCCCACGGTCAACCGGCGCCGCGTGGCCACAGCGGCGGCCCTCGCCTCGGCCGTCGAGTGGTACGACTACTTCGTCTTCGGCATCGCCGCAGCCCTCGTCCTCGGCGATCTGTACTTCCCGGCCGGTAGCCCCACCGCCGGAGTGCTCGCCGCCTTCGCCACCTTCGCGGTCGGCTTCCTCGCCCGCCCCATCGGCGGCATCGTCGCGGGCCAGCTCGGCGACAAGCGCGGCCGCAAGCCCATGCTGGTCCTCGCGCTCACCCTCATGGGCATCGCCACCACCGGCATCGGCCTGCTCCCGACGTACGAGACGATCGGCGTCGCCGCCCCCATCCTGCTCGTCGTGCTGCGCATCGCCCAGGGCGTCGCCGTCGGCGCCCAGTGGGGCGGCGCGATGCTGATGGCCACCGAGTACGCCCCCGAGGGCAAGCGCGGCGTGTACGGCAGCGTCGTCCAACTCGGCGTCCCCATCGGAGTGGTGACCGCCAACACCGTCTTCCTGCTGGCCGGAGCGTTCACCAGCGACGCCCAGTTCGCCGCGTGGGGCTGGCGGGTGCCGTTCCTGATCGGCCTGTTCGTCCTCGCCCTCGCCTGGTACATCCACACCCGCGTCGAGGAGACCCCCGAATTCCGGGAGGCCGAGCGTGCGTTGACCGAGAAGGAGAAGACGGAGCAGGGCAGCCCGCTCCGCACCATCCTCAAGGACCACCTGGGCACGGTCCTCCTCGCCGGCGGCTCCTTCGCCGTCAACACCGCGACCTTCTACATCCTGATCACCGGCGTCCTCGACTACACGACCCGGGAACTCGACATGGAGAAGAGCGCGGTCCTCACCGTCTCGCTCTGCGTCAGCCTCACCCAGCTGGTGCTGATCCCGGCCGCCGCCGCGCTCTCCGACAAGGTCGGCCGCATCCGCGTCTACGCGCTCGGCGCGGCCGGCATAGCCCTGTGGGCAGTCCCCCTGTTCCTGCTGATCGACACCGGTTCACTGCTGTGGCTGGCGGTCGGCAGCTTCGTCGCGAGCTGCTTCCTCAGCATCATGTACGGCCCCCAGGCGGCCCTGTTCGCCGAGCTGTTCACGCCCGAGATGCGCTACACCGGCGCCTCCCTCGGCTACCAGATCGCGGCCGTGCTCGGCGGCGGGCTCGCCCCGTTCGTCATGGTGCTGCTGCTGGAGGCCACGGGCACCT
The DNA window shown above is from Streptomyces chartreusis and carries:
- a CDS encoding MFS transporter, with the translated sequence MDMAPSAHPATTTALPTVNRRRVATAAALASAVEWYDYFVFGIAAALVLGDLYFPAGSPTAGVLAAFATFAVGFLARPIGGIVAGQLGDKRGRKPMLVLALTLMGIATTGIGLLPTYETIGVAAPILLVVLRIAQGVAVGAQWGGAMLMATEYAPEGKRGVYGSVVQLGVPIGVVTANTVFLLAGAFTSDAQFAAWGWRVPFLIGLFVLALAWYIHTRVEETPEFREAERALTEKEKTEQGSPLRTILKDHLGTVLLAGGSFAVNTATFYILITGVLDYTTRELDMEKSAVLTVSLCVSLTQLVLIPAAAALSDKVGRIRVYALGAAGIALWAVPLFLLIDTGSLLWLAVGSFVASCFLSIMYGPQAALFAELFTPEMRYTGASLGYQIAAVLGGGLAPFVMVLLLEATGTSMAVSAYIIVLAVIALLSIKVLADKARSL